The genomic segment TTCGTCAAACGCCTGCTCGAAGACGAAGGGATCTACTTCTGGGTTGAGCACGAGTTGTTCCGGCACGTGGTGGTGCTGTCCGACACGCAGCGCTTCAGGGACCTGCCGTTTCCTTATCGGCAGTTGCGGTACCTGCCAGACGGCGAGGAGTCGCGGGCGATCTGGGGGCGCGAAGGGGTGCAGCGGCTGCAGAAGACCCGTCGGGTGCGGCCAAACAACGTCGCGCTGCGCGATTTCAACTACCTGGCGCCCTCGAACCGTCTGGACAGTGATGCACAGATTTCGCCGGAGCCGGCGCTGTCGGGAGTGCAGCTTGAATACTACGACTACGCGGCGGGGTATCAGCAGGAACAGACTGGGGAGCGTCTGGCGCGGTTAAGACTCGAGGCGTTTCAGGCGGAGGCACATGTGTTGACCGGCGAGGCGAACGCGCGCGCCTTGGGAACTGGTCAGGCATTCACGCTGGGTGGTTACCCGGCGGTGAGCCGGAATCGTCGCTACTACGTGATCGGCAGCGAGCTGTCGTTTATCCAGGACGGACCGGACAGCACATCGCAGGGGCGTAACGTCGTGGTGAAGTTTCGCGCGTTGGCGGACAACCAGCCGTACCGGCCGGCGCTCGTGACAAGGCGGCCGCAAGTGCCCGGCATCCAGAGTGCGACGGTGGTGGGATCACAGGTGTCGGAGGTGTACACCGACAGGCTCGGTCGGATCAAGGTGCATTTCCACTGGGACCGCTACAAGACGGTCGAAGCCGATGCATCGTGCTGGATCCGGGTGTCACAGGCCTGGGCTGGCAAGGGTTGGGGCGTGCTCGCATTGCCGCGGGTTGGGCAGGAAGTGCTGGTGACATATGTGGACGGCGATCTCGACCGGCCGGTGGTGACAGGGGTCGTCTACAACGGCGAGAACCCGACACCCTATGACTTGCCGAAGGATGCCCGCTACACGGGGCTGGTGTCGCGTTCGATCAAGCAGGCGGGGCAGGCGCAGAACGGTAGCCAGCTCACGTTCGATGACCAATATGGCGCGGAACGCCTGATGCTCCACTCCGAGCGCGACATGCAGCAGACCGTCGAGCGCAACAGCTCGAAGTCGGTTGGCCAGGACTCGAATCTGTCCGTGGAAGGTACGTTTACGTCGGTGACCGGGATTTCGGTCAGCTATACGGGCATCTCGGTGTCGTACACAGGGCTGTCGGTGGGCTTTACCGGTGTATCGGCGTCGTTCGACGGGCTCAGCACATCGTTCACCGGTGTGAATACGGGCTTCACGGGTGTGTCGACGTCGTTTGTCGGTGTATCGACTGGTTTCACGGGTATCCACACGTCGTTCACGGGCGTCAGTACGGGTTTCACCGGGGTGTCGACGTCGTTCACGGGCATGTCGACCGGCGTGACCGGATTGAGCAATTCGGTAACTGGAGTCTCGAACGGCATGACGGGCATTGCGTCGTCGATGACGGACGTCAGCATGTCTGTGACAGGGCAATCAAAGAGCATGACAGGCGTGTCGCTGTCGTACACGGGCACGTCGAATAGCGTGACCGGCACAAGTACGTCGGTGGCCGGCACGTCTACAAGCATCACCGGCACGTCGATTTCGAGTATAGGCACGTCGACCAGCGTCACGGGAGTGTCAACATCGACGACGCGCAGTTCAGTGAGCATGACCGGATCGAGCATGTCGGCGACCGGCAACTCGGTGAGCATGACAGAGTCGAGCATTTCAGAGACGGGTATTGATGTTTCGACCACTGGTAATAGCTTTTCATACACGCTTGTCGGTCGATCGGATATTGGTTTTGACCTGAAGAAAATTGGCACGCAGGTGAAATACTGATGCCGATCCGCCATGTCAAACCTCAAGCTGCGCTCGTCGCGACGACGCGCACGCAGATCGGCTCGACGCCCATGCTCGGAATCAGCATCGGCGTTGGCTTCCGGCTCAGCGATCCCGCGATCCTCGTCCACGAAGCGGCGGTCTGGGGCGCACTGAAGGCAGCGGCGCCGTCGGTGCCACTGACTGAAGTCGCCATGCCGAAACGCTGCGCGGAGTGGCTGCTCGCCGGCCATTCGGTACATCGCGCGCCGGTCGCCGCGCGCGGACGTGCGGTGGACTGGGCCGCCTGGGTCGAGCTGGACGGTGTGCGCAAGACCGTGTCATGCCGCGCGAAGGCCGATGAGCACGCGGAGCGGGACGCGTTCGCGCGGCTCGCAATCGATCATGCCCAGGCCGTCGCGGGCGGCATGCGCGAGAACCCGCTCGGCCTCGTGTCGGGCGTCGCGCCGCTGCAGCGCGTGGGCGCGCTCGGTGTCGGACCGGACCCGCTGGCCGCGATGGGCGCACTCGAGAGCGACTGGCCCGAGCGCCGGCAATGGATGCCGGGGCGCCCGGGCACGCTCGAGGCGATGGCGCGCGACGGCACACACATGGGCTGGCCGGAGAGCACGGATCTGCGCTACTTCCAGCAGGCCGCGCCGGATCAATGGTCGCGTCGCGACAGGTGGACGCCGGGCGCACGCTTCGAACTCGGCGGGTTCGGCGCGCGCGGCGAAGGCTTCGCGGGCATGCTGCCGCGCCTCGCCGCGCTCGCGCTCGTGACACGCACGGGCCAGCCGGGCGCCGAGCAGGTGTCGCTGCAGCAGCAGACCGTCTGGCTGCTGCCCGACCACGATATCGGCGTGCTGTGGTGGAACGGCGCGCTCCGGACCGACTACGTGCTCGACGACGCGCCGGCGATGCTCGTCACGGCCGTCAAGGATGCCGGGGAGCGGACCGACACCGACGCGCTCATGGCATTCGCCGAGCACCGCATCGACCTGACCTGCACGGATCCGACCCGGTTCCTGGACGACGTGCTGATGCCATCCGTCGAGCGTGGCTGGGCCTGGGAGCTGATCCTCAACACCGACGACCATCCTCGTTTTTCGCCGCAGCCGCGCAATCGTGCGGAAATCGTTGCGCGGCTCGAGCGTTACCGGTCGAGCCTGGAAGAGGCACGGGACGGCTACGCGCGGTTGCGCGAATTCCGGGAATCCGTGAAGGACGAAGCGCTGCCCGTCGCCCCATCCGATGGACGCGACTGGCGGAAATATTTTGGCGAGGCGGGCAATACGGAACTGTTGGAAACGACGATACGCGATGCGGATCTGTCCGGGCTGCGCTTCGATGGCTGGCAACTGGAGGCGGTGCGCTTCGAGCGTTGCCGCTTCGATCGCAGCGCATGGGCGAACTGTCGGCTGAGCCACGTACACGCGGTCGACTGTTCATTCGTCGATGCAACACTCGACAACGTCACCTGGTGCAGCGGCTCGCTAGCGCGCAGCCCGCTGCAACGCAGCATGTGGCGCAATGTCGTGCTGGAACACATCAGCGTCGAGGACTGTGCGCTCGACGATGTGAGGATCACGAGCGGAACATGGTCGGCGGTAACCGTACATGGGTGTGCGGGTGCGCGGGGCGTTGTGCAGGACATCGAGTGGGACAGCGTCGCGTGGAACAAGGTCGACGCGCGCGATTGGACCTGGAACCGCGTGCGCGCCGACAACCTCGGGTTGATCGAATGTACGCTGACGAATCTGGCACTCACGCAATGCACGCTGATCAAGTCGAGTGCGACGCGAAGCAACCTGTCGGAGAGCGCATGGCAGCAGTGCGTCTTGTCGATGACGGTCTTTTCCGTCGGCACGTCGATCGATCGCACTCGGCTCGTCGATTGTGTGTTCCGGTCGTCGAGCTTCCAGGATCTGAGCGCGGAAGCACTGGGGGTCGATCATTGCACGTTCGAGCAGCTCAATGCGCAGCGTCTGAAGGCGGAGCGCTCGAACTGGACATGCACCTTGCTCGATGGCGCGAATGCGACGCACGCTCGTCTGGCCGGCGCATCGTTCGATCGCTGCTCGCTGAAGGAAGCCATCCTGTACGGCGCAGACATGCGCGAGACCCGGATGCGCGATTGCAACCTGATCCGCGCCGGCACGTCATGGGCGCATCTGCCCGAGCCCGGCGCGTGGAGCGATAACATGAACGCTCGACGGATCGATGTTCCGAGGAGGGAAAAATGAGCGGACTCGAACTGCCGGTGCCCGTACCCGCGCTGCCGCAGGTGATCAAAGGGCGGCACTACACAACGTCACATCGCGGACTCGAGCTGGCCAATACGGTTTACCAGGAATGCCATTTCGACCAGCTGGCCTGGTCGGGATGCAAGCTGTCGAACCTGCGTTTCGTGAACTGCCGCTTCGACGGGAATCGATTCGAGCGTTGTGAGCTGACGGACCTGGTTCATGAGGATTGTGTCTTCGCATCTACCACATGGACCGACTGCATACTTCGCGACCTCGCGTTCGTCGGGGGCGAGATCCGCGACGCGATGTGGGCGGGTGGTCAGATCAAGGACACAATCTTCTCGAAAGTGAACGCATCCGACTGGCGATTCGACTGCGTGCGTGCGGCACACGTGTCGATCATTACGAGCGAACTCACTGGCGTCGTGCTGAACCGCGGACGCTGGTCGGACGTGTCGTGGATCGGCATGCAGCTTGACGGCATGCACATACGCTCTGCGGAACTCGAGAATTTCATCGTCGGGCAGAGCGGTTGCAACGCGTGCACGCTCGACGCGTGCCGGGGTATCAACGTGCGCTGGATCGGTTCGAAAATCGATCGAATGACCGTGATCGATTGCGAATTCCGACAGGCTTCCTGGTCGCACTGCACGTGGACGGACGGTCAGATCCATTCGAGCCGGTTGCCTATTGCGAGCTTCGATCACGCGACGATAAGCAACCTGTCAATTTTGAATGCTGATATACCGCAGGCAATCTTCGATCACGCGAGCATCGTCGACAGCGATCTGCGGGGATTGCGTGCACCTCGTATCGGGCTACGTCATGCACGATTCGTGCGCGTACAACTTGCCGGTGCGCAACTGTCGGGCGTGGACGCGCGCGGCGCGACGCTGGAGCACGTCGGTCTGAACGGTTGTGACTGCCGTGCCGGCATTCTGATCGGACAACCGAGACGTGCGTGGCTTGCGGCGGACACGCGGCAAGCGACCTTCGACGAAGTGGGCGCAGAGGACGATGGCCCATGGAGGCAGCGCACTCAACCTGGAGCAAGAGGAGTATGACAATGACGATTCTTCAATCGGCCGATACGTGCGAGGCGAGGATCCACGACGGCGGGTTGCGGGAACCGGTGCCCGCGCCGCTCAAGCGGCAGGTTGCCACGGGTTCGGTCGGATACCTGACGATCGGCCGAGTCGGCGAATCAACATTTGACGGCGTGTGGTGGGTGGCGACGGAGCCCGGCGGTGAGATGAGGCTGGCGCGTACGGCGGTCAGTTGCCTCGTCGCGCCGCAGTCGGACGACCTGGTTCAACTGTACCAGGCAGCGGGCGACTGCTGGGTACTCGCGATCCTCGAGCGGCGTAGCGACGCCGCGTCCGTCACGATCGATTTCGGCACGGCCAGCGTGCTGCTGCGGGCGCACGACGTGCGCGTGCAGGCGCGCGACCGGCTGGATCTGGAGGCAGCCCGCCTTGCGAGCCGCGCGGAGGTGGTCACGCAGGCGGCGACGGAGCGCCACGCGCACGTCAGCGGCACCGACGCCACGCACGCCGGCAACACATTCGTTCATACCGAACGTCACCTGGGCGTCCATGCGCAGACCGCGGTCGTGACGGCGGACGCGCTGCTCAAGATGGATGCCGGCCAGATCCACATGGGTTGAATCAGTTTACAAATTGAGGAGGTTGTCATGTATGCCAATAGCTCTGCGGGTGGAATGGCGATGGCGGGCTCGGACGTCTGCAAGACGCCGCCGCTCGCGATCCCCGCGTCGTATCCGAACATTGCAAACCAGTCCGAGGCCGTGCCGAACGTCCCGACCATCATCTATTGCGGCGGCCCGGTTCACAACCTGAACACGATCATTCCGGTCACGCACGGCGACGAGTCGGGTTCGATGGGGGGCACCGCGTCGGGCACGGTCGCGGGCCCGTCGCGCCATGTGACGGGCTCCGGCAAGGTGATGATCCAGGGTGCGCCGCAGACCCGGTTGACCGACACCAATCTACCCAACAACCAGAACACGGCCGGGCAGACCGTCGCGCCATCCCAGACCGTCACGATGACGCTTAGCTGATGAAGTTCGTTCGAACCCTGTTCTCGTGGCTCGCGCTGGGCATCCTTGCGGGCTGCTCGTTCGGCTCGAAGAACGTCGAGCCGCGCCAACTGCATGTGACATTGGTAGGTGGGAGCCACCTGAACGTCGGCGCGAGCGGTGAGCCGCGGCCGATCCAGTCGTGCGTGTATATCGTGCGCGCGGCCGACTGGGTGCCGATGACGAACGGCGACGCGCCGTGCGCCGGCAAGGATCAGGAGGGCACGGTGGAAAGCGTGTCGCGTCATGTGATCGCGCCGAACCAGGTGCTGCAGTTCTGGATCGACGTGCCGCGCAGCGGCGAGCTCTGGCTCGTCGCGGACGCCGACTACGCACAGCGCCCGGCCCAGTACGCGCCGTTGCGCGTGCGCATCGACGGAAGCGGGGTGATTCATCTCGCGGTATGGCTCGATCGCAGCGGGATCTACAACGCGTCGTTGCCGGGTGCGGTGCCGCTGCCGCCCGACGCGCCCGTCGCCGCGAGCGCGCCGAACCCCGACGCCGCAACCGACAAACCCGCCCGACGCCACGGCTCGGGCACGAGGAGATACAGGCAATGAGCAGTCTGCCGGTTGGACCGGTCGCGTGGAGCGACGGCATGCTGATCGAGACGCAGCATTTTCAGCAACTGGAGCGCCACTTGTCCCATCAGGTCGCGTCGCGGCTCGGGCAAACCGTGAATCACGGCTGGGGCTTCACGCTGCTCGACGTCGACCAGGACGGGCTCGGCCTCGGCCGGCTCGCGCTGCGCGGCGCGCGCGGCGTGTTCCAGGACGGCACTGCATTCTCGCTGCCGTCGCACGACCCGCTGCCCGCGCCGCTCGAGACCGAACGGGCGCAGGCGGGCGACATCGCGTGCCTCGCGATCCAGGCCGCGCGCAGCGGCGGCCCGGAAATGGCCTTCGGCGAGGTGGCGTCGTCGTCGCGCTACCGGGCGATGACCACCGACGTGCCCGATCTCGCGGTCGGCCTCGACGCGCCGGGCACGCCGCGCAGCCTGACGATCGAGACCGGGCTGGCGACGCGGCTGTGC from the Burkholderia sp. FERM BP-3421 genome contains:
- a CDS encoding DUF4150 domain-containing protein produces the protein MYANSSAGGMAMAGSDVCKTPPLAIPASYPNIANQSEAVPNVPTIIYCGGPVHNLNTIIPVTHGDESGSMGGTASGTVAGPSRHVTGSGKVMIQGAPQTRLTDTNLPNNQNTAGQTVAPSQTVTMTLS
- a CDS encoding DUF2169 family type VI secretion system accessory protein, which encodes MRHVKPQAALVATTRTQIGSTPMLGISIGVGFRLSDPAILVHEAAVWGALKAAAPSVPLTEVAMPKRCAEWLLAGHSVHRAPVAARGRAVDWAAWVELDGVRKTVSCRAKADEHAERDAFARLAIDHAQAVAGGMRENPLGLVSGVAPLQRVGALGVGPDPLAAMGALESDWPERRQWMPGRPGTLEAMARDGTHMGWPESTDLRYFQQAAPDQWSRRDRWTPGARFELGGFGARGEGFAGMLPRLAALALVTRTGQPGAEQVSLQQQTVWLLPDHDIGVLWWNGALRTDYVLDDAPAMLVTAVKDAGERTDTDALMAFAEHRIDLTCTDPTRFLDDVLMPSVERGWAWELILNTDDHPRFSPQPRNRAEIVARLERYRSSLEEARDGYARLREFRESVKDEALPVAPSDGRDWRKYFGEAGNTELLETTIRDADLSGLRFDGWQLEAVRFERCRFDRSAWANCRLSHVHAVDCSFVDATLDNVTWCSGSLARSPLQRSMWRNVVLEHISVEDCALDDVRITSGTWSAVTVHGCAGARGVVQDIEWDSVAWNKVDARDWTWNRVRADNLGLIECTLTNLALTQCTLIKSSATRSNLSESAWQQCVLSMTVFSVGTSIDRTRLVDCVFRSSSFQDLSAEALGVDHCTFEQLNAQRLKAERSNWTCTLLDGANATHARLAGASFDRCSLKEAILYGADMRETRMRDCNLIRAGTSWAHLPEPGAWSDNMNARRIDVPRREK
- a CDS encoding DUF3540 domain-containing protein; the encoded protein is MTILQSADTCEARIHDGGLREPVPAPLKRQVATGSVGYLTIGRVGESTFDGVWWVATEPGGEMRLARTAVSCLVAPQSDDLVQLYQAAGDCWVLAILERRSDAASVTIDFGTASVLLRAHDVRVQARDRLDLEAARLASRAEVVTQAATERHAHVSGTDATHAGNTFVHTERHLGVHAQTAVVTADALLKMDAGQIHMG
- a CDS encoding pentapeptide repeat-containing protein, which codes for MSGLELPVPVPALPQVIKGRHYTTSHRGLELANTVYQECHFDQLAWSGCKLSNLRFVNCRFDGNRFERCELTDLVHEDCVFASTTWTDCILRDLAFVGGEIRDAMWAGGQIKDTIFSKVNASDWRFDCVRAAHVSIITSELTGVVLNRGRWSDVSWIGMQLDGMHIRSAELENFIVGQSGCNACTLDACRGINVRWIGSKIDRMTVIDCEFRQASWSHCTWTDGQIHSSRLPIASFDHATISNLSILNADIPQAIFDHASIVDSDLRGLRAPRIGLRHARFVRVQLAGAQLSGVDARGATLEHVGLNGCDCRAGILIGQPRRAWLAADTRQATFDEVGAEDDGPWRQRTQPGARGV
- a CDS encoding type VI secretion system Vgr family protein; translated protein: MRLIELRSDVLDSRVVALAFAAREDFSQEPSYRLDLLSSDPELDLDSLLGGLVSADIDLDDGMIRTFNTYVFGGYDTGQLSGQYTYTLELKSWLSFLEENQNSRIFQNLTVPQIVEQVFQGHQRTDYRFELEGAYDVREYCVQFQESDLNFVKRLLEDEGIYFWVEHELFRHVVVLSDTQRFRDLPFPYRQLRYLPDGEESRAIWGREGVQRLQKTRRVRPNNVALRDFNYLAPSNRLDSDAQISPEPALSGVQLEYYDYAAGYQQEQTGERLARLRLEAFQAEAHVLTGEANARALGTGQAFTLGGYPAVSRNRRYYVIGSELSFIQDGPDSTSQGRNVVVKFRALADNQPYRPALVTRRPQVPGIQSATVVGSQVSEVYTDRLGRIKVHFHWDRYKTVEADASCWIRVSQAWAGKGWGVLALPRVGQEVLVTYVDGDLDRPVVTGVVYNGENPTPYDLPKDARYTGLVSRSIKQAGQAQNGSQLTFDDQYGAERLMLHSERDMQQTVERNSSKSVGQDSNLSVEGTFTSVTGISVSYTGISVSYTGLSVGFTGVSASFDGLSTSFTGVNTGFTGVSTSFVGVSTGFTGIHTSFTGVSTGFTGVSTSFTGMSTGVTGLSNSVTGVSNGMTGIASSMTDVSMSVTGQSKSMTGVSLSYTGTSNSVTGTSTSVAGTSTSITGTSISSIGTSTSVTGVSTSTTRSSVSMTGSSMSATGNSVSMTESSISETGIDVSTTGNSFSYTLVGRSDIGFDLKKIGTQVKY
- a CDS encoding type VI secretion lipoprotein TssJ: MKFVRTLFSWLALGILAGCSFGSKNVEPRQLHVTLVGGSHLNVGASGEPRPIQSCVYIVRAADWVPMTNGDAPCAGKDQEGTVESVSRHVIAPNQVLQFWIDVPRSGELWLVADADYAQRPAQYAPLRVRIDGSGVIHLAVWLDRSGIYNASLPGAVPLPPDAPVAASAPNPDAATDKPARRHGSGTRRYRQ